The DNA sequence GGGAATATATTAAAATTTTAATATATGAAGATTTTACAACTAATTTGGGTGATAGCATTCACACTTTTGTTGAAGAAGATTTTAGAAAATCATCTAATCCAAATATTCAACATGTTGTAAGCTTGTATGATAGTGGATTCAGGGTACCTACTATTAATGCTACAAAAGTTTTGCCTGACGGTACTGTAAAAATATATAATTTTTATACAATTATTAATTCAAACTGTTATCAAAATTGTTTCTATTATAAAGTGATAACTATTGGTAAAACTAATATTATTCCGGATTTAACCGTTCGAAAAATCACTTTAAATAAAACAGTTCAAGTAGGTGAACAGACTAGTTTCACAATTGTCGTTAAAAATACGGGAAATGTTGATTTAAATCGAGTTACTGTTACCGAACAATCTTATGAGGGTTTAACTTTCAATTCAGCCAGCACCAATGGATTATGGACCCATAGTATTGTTAATGGAAAAAATGTTTGGACATTTAATCCTACTTTAAAACAAGGAATGACCGCAAGATTTAATGTAACATTTGATACTACTAAACCCGGTAACTTTACAAATGTTATCATTGCTAGATCTGATAAAACAAATAATAAAACCACTAATAATACTACTGAAGTCATTGATAATCCAAAATTAACGCCGGATATTGAAGTTTCTAAGATTACTTTGACTCCTGTTGTTCTTGTTGGCCAGCAGACTTCATTCGAAATTATCGTTAAAAATACTGGAGAAGTTGTTTTAACTAAAGTATTCCTTGAAGAAACTTCCTATGATGGTTTGGTATATGATTCATTTGTTGATAATGGTGCTTGGACTCATTCTGTCATTAACGGCAAGAATGTCTGGACTTTAAATAAGAATTTGGATTTAAATGAAACTGCCAGCTTGTTTGTTAACTTCAATACTACTGTTAGGGGTAATTTCACTAATGTCGTAGTGGCCGGATCCAATGAAACAGTTAATAAAACCACAAATAATACCACCGAAGTTCTAAGACCTGATTTAGAGGTTACAAAGATTTCTNNNNNNNNNNNNNNNNNNNNNNNNNNNNNNNNNNNNNNNNNNNNNNNNNNNNNNNNNNNNNNNNNNNNNNNNNNNNNNNNNNNNNNNNNNNNNNNNNNNNNNNNNNNNNNNNNNNNNNNNNNNNNNNNNNNNNNNNNNNNNNNNNNNNNNNNNNNNNNNNNNNNNNNNNNNNNNNNNNNNNNNNNNNNNNNNNNNNNNNNNNNNNNNNNNNNNNNNNNNNNNNNNNNNNNNNNNNNNNNNNNNNNNNNNNNNNNNNNNNNNNNNNNNNNNNNNNNNNNNNNNNNNNNNNNNNNNNNNNNNNNNNNNNNNNNNNNNNNNNNNNNNNNNNNNNNNNNNNNNNNNNNNNNNNNNNNNNNNNNNNNNNNNNNNNNNNNNNNNNNNNNNNNNNNNNNNNNNNNNNNNNNNNNNNNNNNNNNNNNNNNNNNNNNNNNNNNNNNNNNNNNNNNNNNNNNNNNNNNNNNNNNNNNNNNNNNNNNNNNNNNNNNNNNNNNNNNNNNNNNNNNNNNNNNNNNNNNNNNNNNNNNNNNNNNNNNNNNNNNNNNNNNNNNNNNNNNNNNNNNNNNNNNNNNNNNNNNNNNNNNNNNNNNNNNNNNNNNNNNNNNNNNNNNNNNNNNNNNNNNNNNNNNNNNNNNNNNNNNNNNNNNNNNNNNNNNNNNNNNNNNNNNNNNNNNNNNNNNNNNNNNNNNNNNNNNNNNNNNNNNNNNNNNNNNNNNNNNNNNNNNNNNNNNNNNNNNNNNNNNNNNNNNNNNNNNNNNNNNNNNNNNNNNNNNNNNNNNNNNNNNNNNNNNNNNNNNNNNNNNNNNNNNNNNNNNNNNNNNNNNNNNNNNNNNNNNNNNNNNNNNNNNNNNNNNNNNNNNNNNNNNNNNNNNNNNNNNNNNNNNNNNNNNNNNNNNNNNNNNNNNNNNNNNNNNNNNNNNNNNNNNNNNNNNNNNNNNNNNNNNNNNNNNNNNNNNNNNNNNNNNNNNNNNNNNNNNNNNNNNNNNNNNNNNNNNNNNNNNNNNNNNNNNNNNNNNNNNNNNNNNNNNNNNNNNNNNNNNNNNNNNNNNNNNNNNNNNNNNNNNNNNNNNNNNNNNNNNNNNNNNNNNNNNNNNNNNNNNNNNNNNNNNNNNNNNNNNNNNNNNNNNNNNNNNNNNNNNNNNNNNNNNNNNNNNNNNNNNNNNNNNNNNNNNNNNNNNNNNNNNNNNNNNNNNNNNNNNNNNNNNNNNNNNNNNNNNNNNNNNNNNNNNNNNNNNNNNNNNNNTGTGTAGTGGCTGGTTCTAATGAAACCGAAAACAAAACCACAAATAACACTACTAAAGTTTCAAAACCTGGTTTGGAAGTTTCTAAGATTACTTTGACTCCTGTTGTTCTTGTTGGAGATCAGGTTAGATTTGAGATTGTTGTCAGGAATATTGGTGAAACAGTCTTAAATAACGTATTTGTAGAGGAATATTCCTATGATGGTTTAGTTTATGATTCATTCGTTGATAATGGTCTTTGGACTCATTCATTAATTAACGGTAAGAATGTCTGGACGTTAAATAGGAATTTGGATTCAAAAGAATTAGTTAATTTATTTGTTAACTTCAATACAACAATGAGAGGTAATTTCACTAATGTTGTAGTTGCAGGTTCAGATAAAACCGAAAATAAAACTGCAAACAATACTACAACTGTATTAACTCCAGATTTAACTGTTGAAAAGGTTGCATTAACTCCTGTCGTTAAGAT is a window from the Methanobrevibacter millerae genome containing:
- a CDS encoding DUF7507 domain-containing protein; this translates as MGDSIHTFVEEDFRKSSNPNIQHVVSLYDSGFRVPTINATKVLPDGTVKIYNFYTIINSNCYQNCFYYKVITIGKTNIIPDLTVRKITLNKTVQVGEQTSFTIVVKNTGNVDLNRVTVTEQSYEGLTFNSASTNGLWTHSIVNGKNVWTFNPTLKQGMTARFNVTFDTTKPGNFTNVIIARSDKTNNKTTNNTTEVIDNPKLTPDIEVSKITLTPVVLVGQQTSFEIIVKNTGEVVLTKVFLEETSYDGLVYDSFVDNGAWTHSVINGKNVWTLNKNLDLNETASLFVNFNTTVRGNFTNVVVAGSNETVNKTTNNTTEVLRPDLEVTKIS